The proteins below come from a single Gossypium raimondii isolate GPD5lz chromosome 2, ASM2569854v1, whole genome shotgun sequence genomic window:
- the LOC105788249 gene encoding cation/H(+) antiporter 18, with protein MATNTSSSSHCPSPMKATSNGVFQGDNPLDFALPLAILQICLVVALTRILAFLLRPLRQPRVIAEIVGGILLGPSVLGRNEKYLNAIFPAKSHTVLDTLANLGLLFFLFLVGLELDPKSIRRTGKKALSIAVAGISLPFMIGIGTSYALRATISKGVDEAPFLVFMGVALSITAFPVLARILAELKLLTTDIGRMAMSAAAVNDVAAWILLALAIALSGTGNSPLVSLWVFLCGTGFVVGCTFIVPPIFKWMVQRCPEGEPVNELYVCATLTAVLAAGFVTDLIGIHALFGAFVIGVLVPKEGPFAGALVEKVEDLVSGLFLPLYFVSSGLKTNIATIQGAQSWGLLVLVIITACFGKIAGTVSVSLLCKVPFSEALALGFLMNTKGLVELIVLNIGKDRKVLNDQTFAIMVLMAIFTTFITTPLVMAVYKPAKRQGKGDYKHKTIERKESNFQLRILACFHSYRNIPTMINLIEASRGTEKKEGLCVYALHLMELSERPSAMLMVHKARKNGLPFWNKVKQSGGDQIVVAFETFRQLSRVVVRPMTAISSISSLHEDICESAERKRAAMIILPFHKHQRVDGTFETTRTDYQLVNKRVLEQAPCSVGILVDRGLGGTTHISASNVDSIITVLFFGGHDDREALAYGTRMAEHPGVSLTVVRFVPGPEVSGEIVTADINTSDDRVLMEFKNKASNENSISYEERVVRNSRETIEAIREFSRCNLFVVGQMPENHVTATAKLNAAKTECLELGAIGSLLTSPEFSTSASVLVVQQYRTTKKSPPPSLSSTKVAEIPEGDVESP; from the exons ATGGCTACGAATACTTCAAGTTCAAGCCATTGTCCTTCTCCAATGAAAGCCACATCGAATGGGGTGTTCCAGGGTGATAACCCTTTGGATTTTGCACTCCCTCTCGCCATCCTTCAGATATGCCTTGTGGTTGCACTCACTCGTATTCTTGCTTTTCTTCTTAGGCCTCTACGGCAGCCTCGTGTCATCGCCGAGATTGTC GGTGGAATATTACTTGGTCCATCAGTTCTTGGTAGAAACGAAAAGTATCTGAATGCAATCTTCCCAGCTAAGAGCCATACAGTGTTGGATACTTTAGCCAACCTTGGTctccttttctttctatttctcgTCGGTCTTGAGTTGGATCCGAAATCAATTCGCCGCACAGGAAAGAAAGCTCTTTCTATAGCAGTTGCAGGGATTAGCCTACCTTTTATGATAGGAATAGGAACATCATACGCCCTTCGCGCAACTATCTCAAAGGGTGTCGATGAAGCTCCGTTTCTCGTCTTCATGGGGGTTGCTCTATCCATCACTGCCTTTCCTGTCTTAGCCCGTATTTTGGCTGAACTGAAGCTTTTAACCACTGATATAGGCCGAATGGCAATGTCAGCAGCTGCAGTAAATGATGTGGCTGCATGGATTTTACTAGCTCTTGCCATTGCCTTATCAGGAACCGGAAAttctcctcttgtatcattgtGGGTTTTCTTGTGTGGTACTGGTTTTGTCGTTGGATGTACATTCATTGTCCCTCCTATATTCAAATGGATGGTTCAACGTTGCCCTGAGGGTGAACCAGTGaatgaattgtatgtatgtGCAACTTTGACAGCAGTTTTGGCAGCAGGCTTTGTTACTGACCTTATTGGAATCCATGCCTTGTTTGGTGCCTTTGTAATTGGAGTTCTTGTCCCCAAAGAAGGTCCATTTGCTGGTGCCTTAGTGGAAAAAGTTGAAGACCTCGTTTCCGGCCTCTTTCTCCCTCTATATTTTGTGTCAAGTGGATTGAAAACAAATATTGCCACAATTCAAGGGGCTCAGTCTTGGGGCCTCCTTGTTCTAGTCATCATTACCGCATGTTTCGGAAAGATAGCCGGCACTGTCTCCGTTTCCCTTCTATGCAAGGTGCCTTTCAGTGAGGCTTTAGCCCTCGGGTTCCTTATGAATACAAAAGGCTTGGTGGAGCTCATCGTTCTCAACATCGGTAAAGACAGAAAG GTTTTAAACGATCAAACATTTGCAATCATGGTTTTGATGGCCATCTTTACAACTTTTATAACTACTCCCCTTGTGATGGCGGTATATAAGCCAGCTAAAAGACAGGGTAAAGGAGACTACAAACACAAGACAATTGAAAGGAAAGAGAGCAATTTTCAGCTTCGTATATTGGCCTGCTTCCACAGTTATAGAAACATTCCCACTATGATTAATCTCATTGAGGCTTCACGTGGTACTGAGAAAAAGGAAGGACTATGTGTTTATGCATTGCATCTCATGGAGCTCTCAGAAAGGCCATCCGCCATGCTTATGGTCCATAAGGCAAGAAAGAATGGGTTACCGTTTTGGAATAAAGTGAAACAATCTGGTGGTGATCAAATTGTGGTTGCTTTCGAGACTTTCAGGCAACTAAGCCGAGTGGTGGTCCGCCCGATGACTGCGATCTCATCCATTTCTAGCTTGCATGAGGATATCTGTGAAAGTGCGGAAAGAAAAAGGGCAGCCATGATAATTCTTCCCTTCCATAAGCACCAGAGGGTAGACGGAACATTCGAGACAACCCGAACTGACTACCAATTGGTCAACAAGCGAGTTCTTGAACAAGCACCATGCTCGGTTGGCATTTTAGTTGATCGTGGTCTAGGTGGAACGACGCATATATCAGCTAGCAACGTCGATTCCATCATAACAGTCTTGTTCTTCGGTGGACACGACGATCGCGAAGCACTCGCTTATGGCACACGTATGGCCGAGCACCCGGGCGTCAGTCTAACCGTTGTTCGCTTCGTACCAGGCCCCGAAGTTTCGGGTGAGATCGTTACAGCTGATATAAACACAAGTGACGATCGAGTCCTGATGGAATTCAAGAACAAAGCCTCAAATGAAAACTCAATAAGTTACGAAGAAAGAGTAGTAAGAAACTCCAGGGAAACCATTGAAGCGATTCGAGAATTCAGCCGATGCAACCTTTTCGTGGTGGGCCAAATGCCTGAAAATCATGTCACTGCGACAGCCAAACTAAATGCTGCCAAGACCGAGTGCCTTGAATTAGGGGCAATAGGCAGCCTATTGACTTCCCCAGAATTCTCAACATCAGCATCTGTTTTGGTAGTGCAACAATATAGAACCACAAAGAAATCACCTCCTCCATCACTGTCTTCCACAAAGGTAGCTGAGATTCCAGAAGGGGATGTAGAAAGTCCATGA
- the LOC105788252 gene encoding uncharacterized protein LOC105788252 gives MNPLLGFSFPLPPQPLRASHSLRRRHRGQWPVLCKTGFSTLVSQQNRRLGLLKPRSERKKAQSPLFWPTPTTAMESSAPGSRDKQVQLAEQVALVAARGVAAVGRQ, from the exons atgaacCCTCTGTTAGGGTTTTCATTTCCTTTGCCGCCGCAGCCACTAAGGGCGTCCCACAGCCTCCGTCGTCGCCACCGCGGCCAGTGGCCAGTGTTGTGCAAAACAGGCTTTTCAACCCTTGTTTCACAACAAAACCGAAGGCTAGGCCTTCTCAAGCCCAGGTCCGAAAGGAAAAAGGCCCAAAGTCCCCTCTTCTGGCCGACTCCGACGACAGCGATGGAATCTTCGGCGCCAGGTTCACGGGATAAACAG GTGCAATTGGCGGAGCAGGTGGCGTTGGTGGCTGCCAGAGGAGTGGCGGCAGTAGGTCGGCAGTAG